The sequence TATTTGCCATAAGGATTTTATCACTAAAAAACCCTACTTTGCTTGAAAGATTAAAAGATAAGGCTCGCAGCGAGGAGGAAGAGCTAAGAAAACTCAATGATATGTGATGTAGAGATAAATTCCGCTTTCTACGGTAATCATCAAGTTTTAGAGGATATACGTTTTAACCTAAATAAGGGCGATATATTGGCTATTGTTGGAGAATCGGGAACGGGTAAAACTACACTTGCAAGGATAATAAGCGGGCTATATCGATTTTATGGTCTTAAGTTTGATGGCAAGGTTGATATAGATGGCAAAATTGATGTAGTGCCGCAAAATATAACCGATTCTTTAGACCCTCTTTTTAGTATAGAATCTCAACTAAGAGAGATAAAAGACGACCTTGACAGCATAAAGAAGATTTTAGCTAAGGTGGGTTTTGTTGACGTTGAGAGAATTCTAAAATCATACCCACATAACCTAAGTGGAGGTATGAAACAGAGGGTTTTGATAGCTATGGCTTTACTTAATGCCGATATAGTTATGGCGGATGAATTTACATCAGCTTTAGATACTATAACAAAACTAAAAATAGTAGAATTGTTAAAAAAGTTGAATGAAAATGAGAATATAACCATCATTTTCATTACGCACGATATGGAGCTGTTGGAGTTTGATGGCGATATAATAGTCATGTTTGGTGGCAGAATAGTTGAGAAAGGAAAAATTCTTGATGTAAAATCTAATCCACTGCATCCCTATACAAGATTTTTGATAAATGCAACGCCCAGACTAAATATGCACTATTCAAAAGACAGATTTAATCAGATAGAGATAGATAAGGATGCAGCGTGTCCATTTATAAAGACTTGCAGTAAAGCAAAAGAGATTTGCAGAAATAAAAAGCCACCACTTAAAGAAGTTAAAGGTAGGTTTGTAAGATGTCATTTTTAAATGACAAAAAGCTATTTTTCTTTGTTTTGGTATTAGGATTTGTGATGTTGGCTGGATTTAAACTTGTAAATGACAGTGAAGTTATAGGACTTAAACACCCAGAAAGTGTGTGTTTTTATAAAAATTACCTATACGTGTCCAATATAGGCTCATCTCCTACAAGCCCTAACAAAGATGGCTTTATTACAAAGTTAGACAGATATGGAAATATTTTAGAGTATGAATTCATAGACGATCTTAAGGCTCCAAAGGGGATTTTTGCTTATAACGATAAACTTTATATTGCAGATTTAACAAGATTGTGCATTTATGATTTCAAAGCAAAGGGTTTGGTATGTTATCCTGTAGAGGGTGCTAAATTTCTAAACGATGTATATGTGGTTGACGGTGAGGCTTATATAACAGATACAGTTAAAAATTGCATATTCAGGATTGACAGAAATGGTAAAAGCAGCGTGTTTTTTAGCTGGGATTATGATTTTGAGCCAAACGGTATAGTATTTTTGAAAGAAAATAAAGCATTTATTGTTGTATCCTTTGTTAAGCCTTTGCTTGATGAGATATCCTTTGATGGAAGATTTATAAAAAGCTTTAAGTTAAGAGGATTAACAGGATTTGATGGTATTTCTATAGACAATGGAGGTGTTTTTATTTCAGACTATAAAACCGGAAAAGTTATAAA comes from Hippea maritima DSM 10411 and encodes:
- a CDS encoding oligopeptide/dipeptide ABC transporter ATP-binding protein, whose product is MICDVEINSAFYGNHQVLEDIRFNLNKGDILAIVGESGTGKTTLARIISGLYRFYGLKFDGKVDIDGKIDVVPQNITDSLDPLFSIESQLREIKDDLDSIKKILAKVGFVDVERILKSYPHNLSGGMKQRVLIAMALLNADIVMADEFTSALDTITKLKIVELLKKLNENENITIIFITHDMELLEFDGDIIVMFGGRIVEKGKILDVKSNPLHPYTRFLINATPRLNMHYSKDRFNQIEIDKDAACPFIKTCSKAKEICRNKKPPLKEVKGRFVRCHF